From one Dyella sp. 2HG41-7 genomic stretch:
- the carB gene encoding carbamoyl-phosphate synthase large subunit, protein MPKRHDIKSILIIGAGPIVIGQACEFDYSGAQACKALKEEGYRVILVNSNPATIMTDPNMADAVYIEPINWQTVERIIAKERPDAVLPTMGGQTGLNCALDLADHGVLEKYGVELIGASREAIRMAEDRELFRVAMSEIGLECPKAAVARTFEQAVEIQATVGYPTIIRPSFTLGGSGGGIAYNREEFEEIVKRGLELSPVHEVLVEESVLGWKEFEMEVVRDKADNCIIVCSIENLDPMGVHTGDSITVAPAQTLTDKEYQRLRDASIAVLRKIGVDTGGSNVQFGVNAETGRVVVIEMNPRVSRSSALASKATGFPIAKIAAKLAVGYTLDELKNDITGGLTPASFEPTIDYVVTKIPRFAFEKFPQADARLTTQMKSVGEVMAIGRSFHESLQKALRGLEIGKTGLNPTNLDISTEAGLATLKRELREPRPDRVFHLADAFRAGLTLEEVHDLSRVDPWFLAAFEDIVVTENEVREQGLTALDASRMRDLKRLGFSDARLAELAGTDEAAIRHLRRTMGVRPVYKRVDSCAAEFATTTAYMYSTYEEECEANPTNRNKIMVLGGGPNRIGQGIEFDYCCVHAALALREDGFETIMVNCNPETVSTDYDTSDRLYFEPLTLEDVLEIVDLEKPKGVIVQYGGQTPLKLARALEAAGAPIIGTTPDSIDLAEDRERFQQMINKLGLTQPPNRTARNADEALALAREIGYPLVVRPSYVLGGRAMEVVYDDADLSRYIREAVQVSNDSPVLLDRFLDHAVEVDVDVIADHEGNVLVGGIMEHIEEAGVHSGDSSCSLPPYSLTPAVQNELRRQVALMAKELKVIGLMNTQFAIQGDTVFILEVNPRASRTVPFVSKATGVALAKIAARCMAGSTLTEQGATREVIPSYYSVKEAIFPFLKFQNVDPILGPEMRSTGEVMGVGRSFGAAFARGHDAAGIKTPPKGKVFVSVRDADKDRLLPVAVDIAARGFTLVATSGTASYLTSHGVICERINKVLEGRPHIVDLIKNGEIVYIVNTTEGKQAISDSFSIRREALQHRVTYSTTVAGARALVHSLDYHDNGEVHSLQELHKELSA, encoded by the coding sequence ATGCCAAAACGTCACGACATCAAGAGCATCCTGATCATCGGCGCCGGCCCGATCGTGATCGGTCAGGCCTGCGAGTTCGACTACTCCGGCGCGCAGGCTTGCAAAGCGCTGAAGGAAGAGGGTTACCGGGTCATCCTGGTGAACTCCAACCCCGCCACCATCATGACCGACCCCAACATGGCGGACGCGGTCTATATCGAGCCGATCAACTGGCAGACGGTGGAACGCATCATTGCCAAGGAGCGCCCGGATGCGGTGCTGCCGACGATGGGCGGCCAGACCGGCCTCAATTGCGCGCTGGATCTCGCCGATCATGGCGTGCTTGAGAAGTACGGCGTCGAACTGATTGGCGCATCGCGCGAAGCGATTCGCATGGCCGAAGACCGCGAGTTGTTCCGCGTGGCGATGTCCGAAATCGGACTGGAATGCCCGAAGGCTGCAGTTGCGCGCACGTTCGAACAAGCCGTAGAAATTCAGGCTACCGTCGGTTACCCGACCATCATCCGACCCAGCTTCACGCTTGGCGGTTCCGGTGGCGGTATCGCCTATAACCGCGAAGAATTCGAAGAGATCGTCAAGCGCGGTCTCGAACTTTCGCCGGTGCACGAAGTGCTGGTGGAAGAATCGGTGCTCGGCTGGAAGGAATTCGAGATGGAAGTGGTCCGCGACAAAGCGGACAACTGCATCATCGTGTGTTCGATCGAAAACCTCGATCCGATGGGTGTGCACACCGGCGACTCGATTACCGTCGCGCCGGCGCAGACGCTCACCGACAAGGAATACCAGCGTCTGCGCGATGCATCCATCGCCGTGCTGCGCAAGATCGGCGTGGATACCGGCGGCTCCAACGTGCAGTTCGGCGTGAATGCCGAAACCGGTCGCGTGGTGGTGATCGAGATGAATCCGCGCGTGTCGCGTTCGTCGGCGCTGGCGTCGAAAGCCACCGGCTTTCCGATTGCCAAGATCGCCGCGAAGCTCGCCGTCGGTTACACGCTGGACGAATTGAAGAACGACATTACCGGCGGCCTTACGCCGGCGTCGTTCGAACCGACCATCGATTACGTCGTCACCAAGATTCCGCGATTCGCGTTCGAGAAATTCCCGCAGGCCGACGCGCGTCTCACCACGCAGATGAAGTCGGTGGGCGAGGTGATGGCGATCGGTCGCAGCTTCCACGAATCGCTGCAGAAAGCGCTGCGCGGTTTGGAGATCGGCAAGACCGGTCTCAATCCCACCAATCTCGATATCAGCACGGAAGCCGGTCTGGCGACGCTCAAGCGCGAATTGCGCGAGCCGCGTCCGGATCGCGTGTTCCATCTCGCCGATGCATTCCGCGCTGGTTTGACGCTGGAAGAAGTGCACGACCTGAGCCGTGTCGACCCGTGGTTCCTGGCGGCGTTCGAAGACATTGTCGTCACGGAAAACGAAGTGCGCGAGCAAGGCCTCACTGCGCTCGATGCGTCGCGCATGCGCGATCTGAAGCGCCTCGGTTTCTCCGACGCGCGGCTTGCGGAGCTGGCCGGCACCGACGAGGCGGCGATTCGTCATCTGCGCCGCACGATGGGCGTGCGTCCGGTGTACAAGCGCGTGGATTCCTGCGCGGCTGAATTCGCTACAACGACGGCCTACATGTACTCGACCTACGAGGAAGAGTGCGAAGCCAACCCCACCAATCGCAACAAGATTATGGTGCTGGGCGGCGGTCCGAATCGTATCGGTCAAGGCATCGAATTCGATTACTGCTGCGTGCACGCCGCTTTGGCGCTGCGCGAAGACGGTTTCGAGACCATCATGGTCAATTGCAACCCGGAAACCGTTTCTACTGACTACGACACGTCCGACCGCTTGTACTTCGAGCCGCTGACGCTGGAAGATGTGCTGGAAATCGTCGATCTCGAAAAGCCCAAGGGCGTGATCGTGCAATACGGCGGCCAGACGCCGCTGAAGCTTGCGCGCGCGTTGGAAGCGGCCGGTGCGCCGATTATCGGCACGACGCCGGATTCCATCGATCTGGCCGAAGATCGCGAACGCTTCCAGCAAATGATCAACAAGCTGGGCCTCACGCAGCCGCCGAATCGCACCGCGCGCAACGCGGACGAAGCCTTGGCGCTGGCGCGCGAGATCGGTTATCCGTTGGTGGTGCGTCCGAGCTACGTGCTAGGCGGCCGCGCGATGGAAGTGGTGTACGACGACGCGGATCTGTCGCGCTACATCCGCGAAGCGGTGCAGGTGTCGAACGATTCGCCGGTACTGCTCGATCGCTTCCTCGATCATGCGGTGGAAGTGGACGTCGACGTCATCGCCGATCACGAAGGCAATGTGCTGGTCGGCGGCATCATGGAGCATATCGAGGAAGCCGGCGTTCACTCGGGCGATTCGTCCTGCTCGCTGCCGCCTTATTCGCTGACACCAGCTGTGCAGAACGAGCTGCGTCGTCAGGTCGCCTTGATGGCGAAAGAACTGAAAGTGATCGGCCTGATGAATACGCAGTTTGCGATTCAGGGCGACACAGTGTTTATTCTGGAAGTGAATCCGCGTGCCTCGCGCACGGTGCCGTTCGTCTCTAAGGCGACTGGCGTGGCGCTCGCGAAAATTGCCGCGCGTTGCATGGCCGGAAGCACCTTGACGGAGCAGGGCGCGACGCGCGAAGTGATTCCGAGCTATTACTCAGTGAAGGAAGCGATTTTCCCCTTCCTGAAGTTCCAGAACGTCGATCCGATCCTCGGTCCGGAAATGCGTTCCACTGGCGAAGTGATGGGCGTAGGTCGCAGCTTCGGCGCCGCATTTGCGCGCGGTCACGATGCCGCCGGCATCAAGACGCCACCGAAAGGCAAAGTGTTCGTGTCGGTGCGCGATGCCGACAAAGATCGCCTGTTGCCTGTCGCCGTGGATATCGCCGCGCGTGGGTTCACGTTGGTCGCGACGTCCGGTACGGCCAGCTATCTCACTTCGCATGGCGTGATCTGTGAGCGCATCAACAAGGTGCTTGAAGGTCGTCCGCATATTGTCGACCTGATCAAGAACGGCGAGATTGTCTACATCGTCAACACTACCGAAGGTAAGCAGGCGATTTCCGACTCGTTCTCGATTCGACGCGAAGCCCTGCAGCATCGCGTGACGTATTCCACGACGGTGGCGGGCGCGCGCGCGCTGGTGCATTCGCTGGATTACCACGACAACGGCGAAGTACACAGCCTGCAAGAACTTCACAAGGAGCTAAGCGCATGA
- the greA gene encoding transcription elongation factor GreA — protein MSRAPITKVGSERLRGELERLKFVERPKIIAAIAEARAHGDLKENAEYHAAREQQSFIEGRIAELEAALSTAEVIDVSRLSAGNKVVFGATVDLEDEDSGESVTYQIVGDLEADIKQRLIAVSSPIARALIGKSAGDSFEFKAPNGVKRYEITGVSYQ, from the coding sequence ATGAGTCGAGCGCCCATTACCAAGGTCGGTTCGGAGCGCCTGCGCGGCGAATTGGAGCGCTTGAAGTTCGTCGAGCGTCCCAAGATCATCGCCGCCATCGCCGAAGCGCGCGCGCATGGCGATCTGAAGGAAAACGCCGAGTACCACGCGGCGCGCGAACAGCAAAGCTTTATCGAGGGCCGTATTGCCGAGTTGGAAGCGGCCTTGTCGACGGCGGAAGTGATCGACGTGTCGCGCCTGAGCGCCGGCAACAAGGTCGTATTCGGGGCCACGGTGGACCTTGAAGACGAAGACAGCGGCGAGTCGGTGACGTATCAGATCGTTGGCGATCTGGAGGCGGATATTAAGCAACGCTTGATCGCCGTGTCCTCGCCGATTGCACGCGCGTTGATCGGCAAAAGCGCCGGTGACAGTTTTGAGTTCAAGGCGCCTAATGGCGTGAAACGTTACGAAATTACGGGCGTCAGTTACCAATAA
- a CDS encoding PAS domain-containing methyl-accepting chemotaxis protein, with protein MKRLRSLFSKSRRVNHSRLDLQAQVDALHKAQAIIEFKLDGTILEANDNFLRTMGYTRDEVVGKHHRMFVDPAERESAGYAKFWERLRSGEQYTGQYKRVAKGGRDVWIQGSYSPILDRSGKPFKVVKHAIDVTGERLQAADMEGRLAAIDRAQAVISFDLNGIILDANDNFLQTLGYQREEIVGHHHRMFVDNATRESDEYRQFWSRMRDGEYNAGLYCRVRKDGSEVWIQASYNPIFDQDGRPFKIVKYATDVTEQTRAVQALQAALGSLSRSVPAIAGEAQRASRLANEASSSASTGGTMVSELVGTISDINDRAQSMAEIIGVMDSIAFQTNILALNAAVEAAHAGEQGKGFGVVAQEVRALSQRSAQSARDIRELIQNAIDSLAQGSHRARQAGEAMRNIVTSTMQVNERVGQIANAADSQTTDISHVNVAIERLRANSAVTT; from the coding sequence ATGAAACGTCTGCGCAGCTTGTTTAGCAAAAGTCGTCGCGTCAACCACTCTCGCTTGGATCTTCAAGCGCAGGTCGATGCGTTGCACAAGGCGCAAGCCATTATCGAGTTCAAGCTCGATGGCACGATTCTCGAAGCGAATGACAACTTCTTGCGCACCATGGGCTATACGCGCGACGAAGTCGTCGGAAAACATCACCGCATGTTCGTCGACCCGGCCGAACGCGAGAGCGCTGGCTATGCAAAATTCTGGGAACGTCTGCGCTCCGGCGAGCAATACACCGGCCAGTACAAGCGCGTCGCCAAAGGCGGCCGCGATGTTTGGATACAAGGCAGCTATAGCCCCATTCTCGATCGAAGCGGTAAACCGTTCAAAGTCGTCAAGCACGCCATCGACGTCACCGGCGAACGTCTGCAGGCCGCCGACATGGAAGGCCGTCTCGCCGCGATCGATCGCGCGCAAGCCGTAATCAGCTTCGACCTTAACGGCATCATCCTCGATGCCAACGACAATTTTCTGCAGACGCTCGGTTACCAGCGCGAAGAAATCGTCGGCCATCATCACCGCATGTTTGTCGACAATGCCACGCGCGAGAGCGACGAGTACCGTCAATTCTGGTCGCGCATGCGCGACGGCGAATACAACGCCGGCTTATATTGCCGAGTGCGCAAGGACGGCTCGGAAGTGTGGATTCAGGCGAGCTACAACCCGATCTTCGACCAGGATGGACGTCCCTTCAAGATCGTCAAATATGCCACCGACGTCACCGAACAAACCCGCGCCGTACAGGCGTTGCAAGCCGCGTTGGGTTCGCTTTCCAGATCGGTTCCGGCTATTGCAGGCGAGGCGCAACGTGCAAGCCGTCTAGCGAACGAGGCAAGCAGCAGCGCGAGCACGGGCGGCACGATGGTGAGCGAATTGGTGGGCACGATCAGCGATATCAACGATCGCGCGCAAAGCATGGCCGAAATCATCGGTGTGATGGATTCGATCGCCTTCCAAACCAATATCCTGGCGCTCAATGCCGCCGTCGAAGCGGCGCATGCGGGCGAACAAGGCAAGGGCTTTGGCGTTGTGGCGCAAGAAGTGCGCGCCCTCTCGCAACGCAGTGCGCAGTCGGCGCGGGATATTCGCGAATTGATCCAGAACGCCATCGATTCGCTGGCTCAAGGCAGCCACCGCGCGCGCCAAGCCGGCGAAGCGATGCGCAACATCGTGACATCAACCATGCAGGTGAACGAACGCGTTGGGCAAATCGCGAATGCAGCCGACTCGCAGACCACGGATATTTCGCACGTCAATGTAGCGATCGAACGTTTGCGCGCAAACAGCGCCGTGACCACATAA
- the ykgO gene encoding type B 50S ribosomal protein L36, with product MKVLSSLKSAKQRHRDCKVVRRRGKVFVICKSNPRFKARQR from the coding sequence GTGAAGGTGCTTTCCTCTTTGAAGTCCGCCAAGCAGCGGCACCGTGACTGCAAGGTTGTGCGCCGTCGCGGCAAAGTGTTCGTGATCTGCAAGAGCAACCCGCGTTTCAAAGCGCGCCAGCGTTGA
- a CDS encoding LysR family transcriptional regulator: protein MFDFRQLRYFVAVAEELSFTRAAQRLHLSQPPLSQQIQALEQELGVKLLERDKRNVALTAPGRLFLEQARQILAMADDARAQVAEAAAGFSGQLKLAYTVSVSFHPALPQTLLRLGQNAPNVRVWLTEMYTEPQFVALRNGQIDVGFVRDVPTHEDDAYAIRLDVIDREPLLLAMPENHRLAGRSSVELGEVAGDPFVIQPRELAATLYDRLVRLASKAGFHPVIRQHAQQINGLVALVSAGIGLSLVPASMQAVKLPGVSYVPLADPDAYLLLAVASRAENPSPVVLQFLETAADAKAALGL, encoded by the coding sequence ATGTTTGATTTTCGCCAACTTCGCTATTTCGTCGCCGTCGCGGAAGAACTGAGCTTCACCCGCGCCGCGCAGCGCCTGCATCTCTCTCAGCCACCGCTTTCTCAGCAAATCCAGGCGCTGGAGCAGGAGCTGGGCGTCAAGCTGCTGGAACGCGACAAACGCAATGTCGCTCTCACCGCTCCAGGCAGGCTATTTCTTGAGCAGGCTCGCCAGATCCTCGCGATGGCCGACGATGCCCGCGCCCAGGTTGCCGAAGCCGCCGCTGGCTTCAGCGGGCAACTTAAGCTCGCCTACACCGTATCGGTATCATTCCATCCTGCCCTGCCCCAAACGTTGCTCCGGCTCGGCCAAAACGCGCCCAATGTGCGTGTCTGGCTGACCGAGATGTACACCGAGCCACAATTCGTCGCCCTGCGTAACGGGCAGATCGATGTCGGCTTCGTGCGCGATGTGCCCACCCATGAAGACGATGCCTACGCGATCCGCCTCGACGTGATCGATCGCGAACCCCTACTGCTGGCCATGCCCGAAAATCACCGCCTAGCAGGAAGATCAAGCGTGGAGCTCGGCGAAGTAGCGGGCGATCCCTTCGTGATCCAACCCCGCGAATTGGCGGCGACGCTCTACGACCGGCTGGTCCGGCTGGCGTCGAAGGCGGGCTTTCACCCCGTGATTCGGCAACATGCGCAGCAGATCAACGGCCTGGTCGCCCTGGTGTCGGCTGGCATCGGCCTTTCCCTGGTCCCGGCCAGCATGCAGGCGGTGAAGCTGCCCGGCGTGAGCTATGTGCCGCTGGCCGACCCCGATGCCTACCTCTTGCTGGCCGTCGCCAGTCGGGCGGAAAATCCTTCGCCGGTGGTGCTGCAGTTCCTGGAAACGGCGGCCGACGCCAAAGCCGCGCTGGGCTTGTGA
- a CDS encoding NADPH-dependent 2,4-dienoyl-CoA reductase, with translation MNYPHLFAPLSLGHVTLPNRILMGSMHTGLEDKSADFDKLAAYFAERARGGVGLMVTGGIAPSIEGWLKPFGGRMTLPWHKPRHRKITRAVHAEGGRICMQILHAGRYGYHPLSVAPSRIKSPITPFTPRALSARAVERTINDFVRCAQLARDAGYDGVEVMGSEGYLINQFIAARTNQRNDAWGGDAARRMRFPVEIVRRMREAVGRDFIIIYRLSMLDLVEGGQTWEEIVTLAKQIESAGASIINTGIGWHEARVPTIVTSVPRAGFTWVTQKLKSEVSIPLITTNRINMPDVAERILASGEADMVSMARPLLADPEWAAKAKTGRSERINTCIACNQACLDHVFENQRASCMVNPRACHETELRIAPATTRKSVAVVGAGPAGMACASTLAERGHRVTLIDGANEIGGQFNYAKRIPGKEEFHETLRYFTHRLTDTGVQLQLGRIADATALKTENYDDIVVATGITPRRVSFPGSDDPRVLSYLDVLARNHPVGQRVAIIGAGGIGFDVAEFLVEHAPSPTTDVARWTREWGVDMQLEHQGGLLAARPEPAARQVWLLQRTQGRPGARLNKTTGWVHRATLKNKQVAMLGGVTYDRFNDEGLHITIDGKSQVLPVDNVIVCAGQEPNRGLADSLTELGHLRVHVIGGADVAAELDAKRAIAQGTRLAAEL, from the coding sequence ATGAACTATCCCCATTTGTTCGCCCCGCTCTCGCTGGGACACGTCACCTTGCCTAATCGCATCCTGATGGGTTCGATGCACACCGGGCTGGAGGACAAATCGGCCGATTTCGACAAGTTGGCGGCCTATTTCGCAGAGCGTGCGCGAGGCGGTGTCGGCCTGATGGTCACTGGCGGCATCGCACCTAGCATCGAGGGTTGGCTCAAGCCGTTTGGCGGACGCATGACCCTGCCCTGGCACAAACCCAGGCATCGGAAAATCACCCGCGCCGTGCACGCCGAAGGCGGACGCATCTGCATGCAAATCCTGCATGCCGGTCGTTACGGCTATCACCCGCTTTCCGTGGCGCCGTCGCGTATCAAATCGCCCATCACGCCTTTTACGCCACGAGCGCTGAGCGCACGCGCCGTCGAACGCACCATCAACGACTTCGTCCGCTGCGCGCAACTCGCACGCGATGCGGGATACGACGGCGTGGAAGTCATGGGTTCCGAAGGCTATCTGATCAATCAATTCATCGCCGCCCGCACCAATCAACGCAACGATGCCTGGGGCGGCGATGCCGCGCGACGCATGCGGTTTCCCGTCGAAATCGTGCGACGCATGCGCGAAGCCGTAGGACGCGATTTCATCATCATCTATCGCCTTTCGATGCTCGACCTCGTCGAAGGCGGACAGACATGGGAAGAGATCGTTACCCTCGCCAAGCAGATCGAATCGGCAGGCGCGAGCATTATCAACACAGGCATCGGCTGGCATGAAGCGCGTGTACCAACCATCGTTACCAGCGTGCCGCGCGCAGGTTTTACGTGGGTTACGCAAAAGCTGAAAAGCGAAGTCTCGATTCCACTGATCACCACCAACCGCATCAACATGCCCGATGTCGCCGAACGCATTCTCGCCAGCGGCGAAGCGGACATGGTGTCGATGGCGCGACCGCTGCTGGCTGATCCGGAATGGGCGGCTAAAGCAAAAACAGGTCGCAGCGAACGCATCAACACATGCATCGCCTGCAACCAGGCGTGCCTCGATCACGTATTCGAAAATCAGCGCGCAAGTTGTATGGTCAATCCGCGCGCATGTCACGAAACGGAGCTGCGCATTGCGCCTGCAACGACGCGCAAAAGCGTCGCGGTAGTAGGCGCCGGACCCGCCGGCATGGCGTGCGCGTCGACGTTGGCGGAACGCGGTCACCGCGTCACGTTGATCGATGGCGCGAACGAGATCGGCGGTCAATTCAACTATGCCAAACGCATTCCCGGCAAAGAAGAATTCCACGAGACGCTGCGGTATTTCACACATCGTTTGACCGATACCGGCGTGCAGTTGCAATTGGGCCGAATCGCCGACGCAACCGCGCTCAAGACCGAAAACTACGACGATATTGTGGTCGCGACAGGCATCACGCCGCGGCGCGTAAGTTTCCCTGGAAGCGATGATCCTCGCGTGCTGAGTTATCTCGATGTGCTTGCGCGAAATCATCCCGTTGGGCAACGCGTGGCCATCATCGGCGCGGGCGGTATCGGCTTCGATGTTGCGGAGTTCCTGGTCGAACACGCCCCATCGCCGACCACCGACGTTGCGCGATGGACGCGCGAGTGGGGTGTGGATATGCAGCTTGAACATCAAGGGGGTTTGCTAGCCGCGCGACCTGAACCTGCAGCACGACAAGTTTGGCTGTTGCAACGCACGCAAGGTCGCCCGGGCGCGCGCCTCAACAAAACCACTGGATGGGTTCATCGCGCCACCTTGAAGAACAAGCAGGTCGCGATGCTCGGCGGCGTTACCTACGACCGTTTTAACGACGAGGGACTGCATATCACCATCGATGGCAAATCCCAGGTACTACCGGTCGACAACGTCATCGTGTGCGCGGGCCAAGAGCCAAACCGCGGCCTGGCGGACTCACTCACCGAGCTCGGCCATTTACGGGTGCACGTGATCGGCGGGGCCGACGTTGCCGCGGAATTGGACGCCAAGCGCGCCATTGCCCAGGGCACACGGCTTGCGGCGGAACTCTAA